A single Pedobacter sp. PACM 27299 DNA region contains:
- a CDS encoding SIR2 family protein: MVTTTHDPSEYIRGIQQILTSDKKRIGFLFGAGSSLAVKNGNSLTVPAIGKMTNDIVKLVGEACADYEKALVEIKIELGEKNFNIETILSNLEQKVTFIGAGKLNGLEKGSFESLITEIKKNVRKMVSVHKTADSKIASNAIVKDLVHTDFANWIGQAERKHPIEIFTTNYDFLFELGLECKEIPYYDGFCGSLRPFFNPESVEDLSFLAKQTKLWKIHGSLGWHFDKDTGKILRVNPDDNDILIYPSTLKYKDSKKQPYESLLDRLSNFLKQDDSILITCGYSWGDEHINSRIISALKTNTTSHVIGLIFDNYEVLTAESNVVKLGLDNTKISFYGSRSAVIGCAHGNWLIKTKPQVNDNVEQFFIADPEIEDEWVGSGEFILPDFGKLVNFLNSMINDNEIRRLGINGKK, encoded by the coding sequence ATGGTTACAACAACACATGACCCCTCAGAATACATTAGAGGTATTCAACAAATTCTTACTTCTGATAAGAAAAGGATCGGATTTTTGTTTGGTGCAGGGAGCTCCTTGGCAGTAAAAAATGGAAATAGTTTAACTGTTCCGGCAATAGGAAAGATGACCAATGATATTGTTAAGTTAGTTGGAGAGGCATGCGCTGATTATGAAAAAGCGCTTGTGGAAATAAAGATTGAACTGGGGGAAAAAAACTTTAATATTGAGACCATCTTATCAAATTTAGAACAGAAAGTAACATTCATTGGTGCTGGTAAATTAAATGGGCTTGAGAAAGGCAGCTTTGAAAGTCTTATTACAGAAATTAAGAAGAATGTGCGCAAAATGGTTAGTGTACATAAGACCGCAGATTCAAAAATTGCATCTAACGCTATTGTAAAGGATCTCGTGCATACGGATTTTGCGAATTGGATTGGTCAGGCAGAAAGAAAGCATCCAATAGAAATTTTTACTACGAACTATGATTTTCTCTTTGAACTCGGGCTGGAATGTAAGGAAATACCATATTACGATGGCTTTTGTGGTAGCTTAAGACCATTTTTTAACCCTGAATCTGTAGAAGATCTCTCTTTTTTGGCTAAACAAACTAAGCTATGGAAAATACATGGATCACTTGGCTGGCATTTCGATAAGGATACTGGAAAAATTTTACGGGTTAATCCTGATGATAATGATATACTTATTTATCCGTCCACTCTTAAGTACAAGGATTCAAAGAAGCAACCATACGAAAGTCTTTTAGATAGATTATCTAATTTCCTAAAACAAGATGATTCAATACTGATTACGTGTGGTTATTCTTGGGGTGATGAACACATCAATTCGCGTATTATTTCAGCACTTAAAACCAATACAACCTCACATGTTATCGGATTAATATTTGATAATTACGAAGTGTTAACCGCTGAAAGCAACGTTGTCAAATTGGGGCTTGATAATACTAAAATATCATTCTATGGTTCACGATCGGCAGTAATCGGATGTGCTCATGGAAATTGGCTAATTAAGACAAAACCTCAGGTAAATGACAATGTAGAGCAATTCTTTATTGCAGATCCAGAAATAGAGGACGAGTGGGTGGGAAGTGGGGAATTTATCTTGCCAGATTTCGGTAAGCTAGTAAACTTCCTGAATTCAATGATTAACGACAACGAGATAAGGAGGCTTGGAATAAATGGCAAGAAATAA
- a CDS encoding ATP-binding protein → MARNKITEIGEIDSISGNSISVKLFDNIKSNMPIIDGVVYRIGQIGSFVRIPLGYANLYGIVTQIGAGAIPESLKEIYVKDYSAFQNTSWINIVLAGEQVGRKFERGVTQYPTTGDKVHLVTIQDLDIIYGGYEDVNSIKIGNISVSESLEARIDLNKLISRHCAIVGSTGSGKSNAVSVLLEAIAKRNFESSRILVIDPHGEYNDALAKYSKVIEVNPVDEKNKLYIPFWALQFNELMSIFSGTLSDTNREYVREKVVEAKIKSADENKMDISKESITADSPIPFSLKRLWFELDDFERKNFGLDRVTVSAKIAEGEIESLKSNQYPPAGLGSSPPFLNPKAKGLLNFLDGMRNKLNDSSYGFLFAPGKLNPNENGMIEKDIDTLFLDWLGNKLPITILDLSGIPSEIMTSISGTLLKIIYDGLFWGVNTQVGGKNQPLMIVLEEAHSYLKSGEHSISSRTVQMIAKEGRKYGVGLLLVTQRPSELDETVLSQCGTMIALRMNNAKDRSHIRSAVQDELQSMVDLLPSLRTGEALISGEAVKIPSRVKFFKIAHAPKSSDPKASEQWLTTIDDPEEEYKKLLKAWRNKNYKI, encoded by the coding sequence ATGGCAAGAAATAAAATAACAGAAATCGGTGAGATCGATAGTATAAGCGGGAATAGCATATCCGTGAAATTATTTGACAACATAAAATCCAATATGCCTATTATTGACGGTGTTGTTTATCGTATAGGACAGATTGGATCTTTTGTAAGGATCCCCTTGGGATATGCAAACCTTTATGGTATTGTCACTCAGATTGGTGCAGGAGCAATTCCAGAAAGCTTAAAAGAAATATATGTCAAAGATTACAGTGCATTCCAGAATACAAGTTGGATAAACATTGTTCTCGCAGGAGAACAGGTCGGTAGAAAATTTGAGAGAGGTGTGACTCAGTATCCAACTACAGGTGATAAGGTTCATTTGGTGACCATTCAAGATTTGGATATTATATATGGCGGCTACGAGGATGTTAATTCTATTAAAATAGGAAACATTAGTGTATCTGAAAGCTTAGAGGCTAGAATCGACTTAAATAAGCTGATATCGCGGCATTGTGCAATTGTCGGATCGACTGGTAGCGGAAAATCTAATGCTGTTTCGGTTTTACTTGAAGCAATAGCAAAGAGAAATTTTGAGAGTTCTAGAATTTTGGTAATAGATCCACATGGAGAATATAATGATGCCTTGGCTAAATATTCTAAGGTCATTGAGGTAAATCCGGTTGATGAAAAAAATAAACTCTACATACCATTTTGGGCGCTACAATTCAATGAACTAATGAGTATATTTTCGGGTACTCTTTCTGATACCAATCGTGAATACGTTAGAGAGAAGGTGGTAGAGGCAAAGATAAAGAGTGCAGATGAGAACAAAATGGATATTTCAAAGGAGTCTATTACTGCTGATTCTCCCATTCCTTTTAGTCTTAAAAGACTATGGTTTGAATTGGACGACTTTGAAAGAAAAAATTTTGGTCTAGATCGCGTCACAGTTTCAGCAAAAATAGCTGAGGGAGAAATCGAGTCCTTAAAATCAAACCAATATCCTCCTGCGGGCTTGGGGAGCAGTCCTCCTTTCCTAAATCCTAAGGCAAAAGGGTTATTGAACTTTTTGGATGGAATGCGAAACAAGCTCAACGACAGTAGCTACGGATTTTTGTTCGCTCCTGGTAAATTAAATCCGAATGAAAATGGAATGATCGAAAAGGATATCGATACGTTATTTCTAGATTGGCTTGGTAACAAATTACCGATCACGATTTTAGATTTGTCTGGGATACCTAGTGAAATTATGACTTCAATATCAGGTACGTTACTAAAAATCATTTATGACGGGTTATTCTGGGGGGTCAATACCCAAGTCGGAGGTAAAAATCAACCATTAATGATTGTACTTGAGGAAGCTCATAGTTACCTCAAATCAGGTGAACACTCCATTTCTTCTAGAACAGTACAAATGATTGCAAAAGAAGGCAGGAAATATGGCGTAGGCTTATTGCTAGTAACCCAACGCCCTTCTGAATTAGATGAAACTGTATTGAGCCAATGTGGTACTATGATCGCGTTGCGAATGAATAATGCAAAGGATCGTTCACACATTCGATCAGCGGTTCAGGATGAATTACAGAGTATGGTTGACCTCTTGCCAAGCCTTAGAACCGGAGAAGCTCTGATTTCTGGAGAGGCGGTGAAAATTCCCTCAAGGGTCAAATTCTTTAAAATCGCCCATGCACCGAAAAGTTCGGATCCAAAAGCTTCAGAACAATGGCTTACAACAATTGATGACCCTGAGGAAGAATATAAAAAGCTATTAAAGGCTTGGAGAAACAAAAATTATAAGATATGA
- a CDS encoding KTSC domain-containing protein codes for MNLPEMTFINSSTIESVGYDEQNEDVYVTFLKGGLYVYRGVNQFEFENLRDAPSAGSYLHRNYKNVYPCERVG; via the coding sequence ATGAATTTACCAGAAATGACTTTTATCAATTCCTCGACGATTGAAAGCGTTGGTTATGATGAGCAAAATGAAGATGTATATGTAACCTTTCTAAAGGGCGGCCTATATGTATATAGGGGAGTTAACCAATTTGAGTTTGAAAACCTACGGGACGCTCCCTCAGCGGGTTCTTATTTGCATAGGAACTATAAGAATGTTTATCCTTGTGAAAGAGTGGGCTAA
- a CDS encoding helix-turn-helix domain-containing protein, producing the protein MNKLRQIIRLYCQGTGTKTIHGMVGTSRTTVKKYVHVWHRLGITHDEFNEKR; encoded by the coding sequence ATGAATAAATTACGACAGATTATCCGTCTTTATTGCCAGGGAACCGGCACCAAGACGATCCATGGAATGGTTGGTACTTCCCGTACCACCGTCAAGAAGTATGTGCATGTATGGCACAGACTGGGTATTACCCATGATGAGTTCAATGAAAAGCGATAA
- the istB gene encoding IS21-like element helper ATPase IstB gives MEQIKQIKAHAEILRLTNLKKAPEEIIHQAQIDKPSYMDFIMGILATEVNYRKSADLERRIRLAKLPKHNDLDVYDFNVSNGILKAELSQLRELLWLEQNYNLILMGPSGTGKTYLAAGLIHDALIGGYRAYFLSMEELTNILKLKDITVSAMNAYNRLLKAHVLAIDDIMLFPINKAQAVAFFNMINHLHEQASIIITTNKSPKQWAETLEDEVLATALLDRLLYRCEVVKLKGTSYRMENRKTIFPEKTQEIKSV, from the coding sequence ATGGAACAAATCAAACAAATTAAGGCGCATGCAGAAATACTGCGGCTAACGAATCTCAAGAAAGCCCCTGAAGAGATCATCCATCAGGCACAAATTGATAAACCTTCCTATATGGACTTTATCATGGGAATACTGGCTACCGAGGTAAACTATCGTAAATCGGCAGATCTAGAAAGAAGAATCCGCCTAGCTAAACTTCCCAAACACAATGATTTGGATGTTTATGACTTCAATGTCTCAAATGGAATACTAAAAGCAGAGCTTTCTCAGTTGAGGGAATTGTTGTGGCTTGAGCAGAATTATAATCTCATATTGATGGGCCCTAGTGGAACCGGAAAAACATATCTAGCAGCAGGTTTAATCCATGATGCACTGATCGGCGGATATAGAGCATACTTCCTGAGTATGGAAGAGTTAACGAACATTCTTAAGTTGAAGGATATTACTGTGTCAGCGATGAATGCATATAACCGTCTTTTAAAAGCGCATGTATTGGCGATAGATGATATTATGCTTTTTCCAATCAATAAAGCACAGGCCGTAGCATTCTTCAATATGATCAATCATTTACATGAGCAGGCTTCAATTATTATAACCACAAACAAATCTCCAAAACAGTGGGCTGAAACCCTGGAAGATGAGGTATTGGCAACCGCATTATTAGACAGGCTGCTATATAGATGTGAGGTAGTAAAACTAAAGGGAACCAGTTACAGAATGGAAAATAGAAAAACTATATTCCCAGAGAAAACACAAGAAATCAAATCAGTCTAA
- the istA gene encoding IS21 family transposase, with translation MWYKVKELFESGLNISQIHVETGLDRGTVRKYRSLSERGFHDWISRPRNLPKKLSVYYHFVKETLELQPYLSSAQIEDRLMDRYRDLPAVHSKTIYNFVKNIRQEHGLAKYKDKDARDYEKLPETPYGDEAQVDFGQAFLRTETSYQMKVHFFAIVLSRSRQKFVYFQSHAFTTTTAIYAHELAFEYFGGIPKKILYDQDRVFIVEENLGDILLTDGFRSFCDSNPFEPVFCRKADPESKGKIENVVKYVKHNFLRGRLYKSIPVLQKDALEWLKRRGNGKVHGSTGKIPHKEWILEQQYLQQNTTAPALPRAMLPEYFVRKDNCITYRGNYYSLPSGTYTGQGTKVLLEIKGSSMCIYSNTNQVLAQHMISQQKGCLVRLESHRRPCAIKVEQTTAEVMALLNHSNAAIYLSLLKQDTPRYYHDSLKLYIKA, from the coding sequence ATGTGGTATAAAGTTAAAGAATTATTTGAATCAGGCTTAAATATAAGTCAGATTCATGTTGAAACGGGTTTGGATCGCGGGACAGTCCGTAAGTATCGATCACTGTCAGAAAGGGGTTTTCATGACTGGATTTCCCGCCCAAGAAATCTACCCAAGAAGCTGTCGGTGTATTATCACTTTGTAAAAGAGACTCTTGAGTTACAGCCCTACCTTTCTTCTGCACAGATCGAAGATCGTCTTATGGATCGCTATAGAGATCTTCCAGCGGTGCATAGTAAGACAATTTATAATTTTGTGAAGAATATCCGTCAGGAACATGGATTGGCAAAATACAAGGATAAGGATGCCCGTGATTATGAAAAGCTTCCCGAGACGCCATATGGTGATGAGGCTCAGGTAGACTTTGGTCAGGCATTTCTTCGTACCGAGACGAGTTATCAGATGAAAGTACATTTCTTTGCCATAGTGCTGAGCCGCTCCCGTCAGAAGTTTGTTTACTTTCAGAGTCATGCTTTTACTACCACAACTGCAATCTATGCACATGAATTAGCCTTTGAGTATTTTGGCGGTATCCCAAAGAAGATCCTGTATGATCAGGATCGTGTTTTTATCGTGGAAGAAAATCTTGGCGATATTCTGCTGACCGATGGATTTCGCAGCTTTTGTGATAGCAATCCCTTTGAACCGGTCTTTTGTCGTAAGGCTGATCCTGAGTCTAAGGGAAAAATAGAGAACGTGGTCAAATATGTGAAGCATAACTTTTTGCGGGGCAGGTTATATAAATCAATTCCGGTTTTGCAAAAGGATGCTCTGGAATGGTTGAAACGGCGTGGTAATGGAAAAGTACATGGTAGTACTGGTAAAATTCCTCACAAAGAATGGATCCTGGAACAACAATATCTGCAGCAAAATACTACTGCTCCAGCTTTGCCCAGGGCCATGCTACCAGAGTATTTTGTTCGCAAAGACAACTGTATCACTTATAGGGGCAACTATTATAGCCTTCCATCAGGGACCTATACTGGACAGGGCACCAAAGTCCTTCTGGAAATTAAAGGAAGCAGTATGTGTATTTATAGTAATACCAATCAAGTGCTGGCCCAGCATATGATATCACAGCAGAAAGGCTGCCTTGTACGTTTAGAAAGTCACAGAAGACCATGCGCTATAAAAGTGGAACAGACCACAGCAGAGGTTATGGCACTTTTAAATCATAGTAATGCGGCCATCTATCTATCTCTTTTAAAGCAGGACACACCCCGTTATTATCATGACAGTTTGAAGTTATATATAAAAGCCTGA
- a CDS encoding ATP-binding protein: MNNQTVEKLRNMRLGAMAQLHQQYVKENRFEGITCDEYLALLTDHQWEDRENNKIDRLLKLANFRQNASLADINYSSERNLDKNMFARLGTLDFTMRKENIIICGASGTGKSYLSQALGHQGCLTGVKTLYTVTARLIKKLKLSKVVSSNFVPSIFRKSNPPVD; the protein is encoded by the coding sequence ATGAATAATCAGACAGTTGAAAAACTACGTAACATGCGCCTTGGGGCGATGGCTCAATTACACCAACAGTATGTAAAGGAAAACAGGTTCGAAGGCATCACATGCGACGAATACCTGGCACTACTGACCGACCATCAGTGGGAAGACCGCGAGAACAACAAAATTGATCGGTTACTGAAACTGGCAAACTTTAGGCAGAACGCCAGTCTTGCCGATATAAACTATTCCAGTGAAAGAAATCTGGACAAGAACATGTTCGCACGACTTGGTACACTGGACTTTACAATGAGAAAGGAAAACATCATTATATGTGGTGCTTCCGGCACAGGCAAAAGCTATCTATCACAGGCTCTTGGGCATCAGGGATGTCTTACTGGAGTAAAAACACTCTATACAGTAACTGCCAGACTGATCAAAAAGCTGAAATTGAGCAAAGTTGTAAGTAGCAACTTTGTACCATCAATTTTTCGCAAAAGTAATCCACCAGTGGATTAG
- the istA gene encoding IS21 family transposase, with translation MANKLDPMDLKQILTLHLEGYSNRKIGSVLGISRNTVNTYMQLFAGSDYSCQELLGFDTVALSELFSSHTTLDTIRHNELMLYFEGVNKARNHPGFTFLYHYQQYVELAAEPYSYTQFLEHFRRKYPKEKGSMKLQHFAGEEMFIDFAGKKLQIIDKQTGEIVPVEVFVAILPCSQYTYVQACMSQKREDMLSCCADALRFYGGSPKAIVSDNLKSAVNRSSKYEADINRSFKDFARHYNCVINPTRSYAPQDKALVENAVHLVYQRIYYPLREMTFFSLEDLNREIAVLLECYNKLLFKRKESSRIELFQSIERQYLKELPSSTYEMKDYKRAKVQKMGYAYFSPDKCYYSVPYRYIGKETMIHYTRSRVEIYYNHERIALHQRNLNKGSYITITDHLSSTHKIYSDWSPEFFRKKALPHGEYVLACIEKVLASQDYPEISYKRSLGIIHLNRSYGSERLNNACKRALATDSCSYLRVKNILKNNMDRLPAIDEQPESIKPHIPLHSNIRGASAYQ, from the coding sequence ATGGCCAACAAACTTGATCCGATGGACTTAAAACAAATACTCACATTACATCTGGAGGGTTACAGTAACCGTAAAATAGGTTCTGTTCTCGGTATTTCCCGTAACACTGTCAATACCTATATGCAACTGTTTGCTGGTAGCGACTATTCATGTCAGGAGCTTCTGGGGTTTGATACAGTTGCTTTATCCGAACTGTTCTCATCACATACGACCCTGGACACCATTCGCCATAATGAGCTCATGCTTTATTTTGAGGGTGTAAACAAGGCCCGGAACCATCCGGGTTTTACCTTTTTGTATCATTATCAGCAATATGTTGAGCTGGCGGCAGAACCTTATAGTTACACACAGTTCCTTGAGCATTTCCGCCGCAAGTACCCTAAAGAAAAAGGGTCAATGAAACTTCAGCACTTTGCTGGCGAAGAAATGTTCATAGACTTTGCCGGTAAAAAGCTGCAGATCATCGATAAGCAGACCGGAGAGATTGTTCCCGTGGAAGTATTTGTAGCCATACTTCCCTGCAGCCAGTACACTTACGTTCAGGCATGTATGAGTCAGAAACGCGAGGACATGCTGTCGTGTTGTGCTGATGCCTTACGTTTCTATGGCGGATCGCCTAAAGCGATTGTATCGGATAACCTAAAGTCCGCAGTTAACAGATCGAGTAAATACGAAGCCGATATCAACCGTAGCTTTAAAGACTTTGCCCGCCATTATAATTGTGTCATCAACCCCACCCGCAGTTACGCTCCCCAGGACAAGGCACTGGTTGAGAATGCGGTGCATTTGGTCTACCAGCGTATTTATTATCCTTTACGGGAAATGACCTTCTTTTCTCTGGAAGATCTTAACAGGGAAATTGCTGTCTTATTGGAGTGTTACAACAAGCTTTTGTTCAAACGAAAAGAATCTAGCCGTATTGAACTCTTCCAGAGTATTGAACGTCAGTATCTCAAAGAGCTACCGTCCAGTACCTATGAAATGAAAGACTATAAAAGGGCCAAGGTGCAGAAGATGGGCTACGCATATTTTTCTCCCGATAAGTGTTACTATAGTGTTCCATACCGGTATATCGGCAAGGAGACCATGATCCATTATACCAGGAGCCGTGTTGAGATCTATTATAACCATGAAAGGATTGCGCTGCATCAGCGCAACCTGAACAAGGGCAGCTATATCACCATCACAGATCATCTGAGCAGCACACATAAGATCTACTCGGATTGGAGCCCTGAGTTCTTCAGGAAAAAAGCATTGCCGCATGGTGAATATGTTTTGGCATGCATAGAAAAGGTACTGGCCTCGCAGGATTACCCGGAAATAAGCTATAAGCGCTCTTTGGGCATTATTCATCTGAACCGTTCCTATGGCTCTGAGCGGCTCAATAATGCCTGTAAAAGGGCTCTGGCTACAGATAGTTGCTCTTATCTGCGTGTAAAGAACATCCTGAAAAATAATATGGACAGACTGCCCGCTATTGATGAACAGCCCGAATCCATAAAACCACATATCCCTCTTCACAGCAACATACGCGGTGCTTCCGCTTACCAATAA
- the istA gene encoding IS21 family transposase has translation MHTYLQLSKPVMHIDHKSGDKMYIDFAGSKLQFHPADGHQCDAEIFVAILGCSQLTYVEAVESQRKEDLIKACENALHYFGGVPAAIVPDNLRSAVTKGSKYEAVLNDEFAAFAEHYAVTVIPARVYKPRDKALVEGAVKLIYRSIYQRLEGRRFNDLESLNAAIRSALEIHNNKPFSGRSYSRSEQFEEIEREALRVLNPIRYEVHKQVMVTVMKNGYIRLGEDIHYYSVPYTYIGKKVKVLYTSAIVQIYYHYTQIATHKRDRARYHYTTNKDHLASQHRFLTEWTPEKFIQEAEQIHEDVARYISQVLENKSYPEQAYKSCSGILSFARRVGPERLANACRWADNLSQYNYPVIEEILRKQLDQLQPEGEQVAIPSHKNIRGKEYYQ, from the coding sequence ATACATACCTACCTTCAGCTTTCCAAGCCGGTAATGCACATTGATCATAAGTCTGGTGACAAGATGTATATCGACTTTGCAGGAAGTAAACTACAGTTTCATCCGGCAGATGGGCACCAATGTGATGCAGAAATCTTTGTAGCCATTTTGGGTTGCAGCCAACTTACGTACGTGGAAGCCGTAGAAAGCCAGCGCAAAGAAGATCTGATCAAGGCCTGTGAGAATGCACTTCATTATTTCGGGGGCGTGCCGGCAGCCATAGTTCCTGACAACCTGCGTTCAGCGGTGACTAAAGGGAGCAAGTATGAGGCTGTGCTTAATGACGAATTTGCTGCCTTTGCTGAACATTATGCGGTTACGGTTATTCCGGCACGTGTTTATAAGCCACGAGATAAGGCTTTAGTTGAAGGAGCGGTTAAGTTGATCTACCGAAGTATCTATCAGCGATTAGAAGGTCGCAGGTTCAATGACCTGGAATCATTGAATGCAGCCATACGCTCTGCACTGGAGATCCATAATAACAAACCTTTTTCAGGGCGTAGTTATTCCCGTTCTGAGCAGTTTGAGGAGATTGAGCGGGAAGCACTGAGGGTACTCAATCCTATCCGTTACGAAGTACACAAGCAAGTAATGGTAACAGTGATGAAGAACGGATATATTCGTCTGGGTGAAGATATTCACTATTACAGTGTGCCATATACCTACATCGGGAAGAAAGTAAAAGTACTCTATACTTCAGCGATAGTCCAGATCTATTATCACTATACTCAAATTGCAACCCATAAACGCGATAGAGCCAGGTATCATTACACAACGAACAAAGATCATCTGGCCTCGCAGCATCGTTTTCTAACCGAATGGACACCAGAAAAGTTTATTCAGGAAGCCGAACAGATCCATGAAGATGTGGCCCGCTACATATCTCAGGTCCTGGAAAATAAATCCTATCCTGAACAAGCTTACAAATCATGTTCAGGTATATTGAGCTTTGCCAGACGCGTTGGACCTGAGCGTTTGGCTAATGCCTGCCGCTGGGCCGACAATCTTAGTCAGTACAATTATCCCGTTATTGAAGAGATACTGAGAAAACAACTGGACCAATTGCAGCCTGAAGGCGAACAAGTAGCTATTCCTTCGCATAAAAACATAAGAGGCAAAGAATATTACCAATAA
- the istB gene encoding IS21-like element helper ATPase IstB, with protein MNNETLDKMRQLRLYGMYDAFKTNLETSVKDALTADQFVSLLVASEWDDRRNRSVERAIRTAIFRYKASLEQVDYSFDRGLDKNEVHRLAGLDFTKERKDLFITGSTGTGKSYLATALGYHACQSGYKVMYVNTAKLMGQLKLAKAKGTMLAELKRIERLDMLILDDFGLQPFDPQSRLALLDIIEDRHQKRSTVITSQIPVKEWYDIIGEKTIADAVLDRIVHHSLRIELFGESLRRKKSKTENVFL; from the coding sequence ATGAATAATGAAACATTAGACAAAATGCGTCAGCTCCGTCTGTACGGGATGTATGATGCCTTTAAAACCAATTTGGAGACTTCAGTGAAAGACGCTCTTACTGCGGATCAATTTGTTTCGCTACTGGTGGCCAGTGAATGGGATGACCGGCGAAACCGATCTGTCGAAAGGGCAATCAGGACCGCTATTTTCCGTTATAAAGCTTCGTTAGAGCAGGTGGACTACTCTTTTGACCGTGGCCTGGATAAGAACGAGGTCCACAGGCTAGCAGGGCTCGACTTTACCAAGGAACGCAAAGATCTGTTCATCACCGGTTCCACTGGAACCGGTAAAAGCTATCTGGCAACGGCTCTCGGGTACCACGCCTGCCAGAGTGGTTACAAAGTGATGTATGTCAATACGGCTAAACTTATGGGCCAGTTAAAACTTGCTAAAGCAAAAGGGACCATGCTTGCAGAACTCAAACGGATAGAGCGTTTAGATATGCTAATCCTGGATGACTTTGGCTTACAGCCATTTGACCCTCAGTCCAGGCTCGCTCTTCTTGATATCATTGAAGATCGGCACCAAAAAAGGTCCACAGTGATCACATCGCAGATTCCGGTGAAAGAATGGTATGACATTATCGGCGAAAAAACAATCGCTGATGCAGTTCTTGATCGTATCGTTCATCACTCATTAAGGATCGAATTGTTTGGAGAATCACTAAGGAGAAAAAAATCTAAAACGGAAAATGTATTTTTGTAA
- a CDS encoding site-specific integrase — translation MKTNFSLLFYMKKQKNYQIGAISPIYLRITIDGTRSEVTTGRSIDPLQWNPRLGRAKGYKESVKSFNFYLDDLQVKIHEAHSQLTKENQKITAHILRDRFLGKDKDRPTLLEVFKEHNKKMESLVGTEFSKGTMERYRTSLKHTIEFLNWKYKIDDAELAMVNHEFIAEYDYYLRSVRKCANNSAVKYLKNFGKIIRIALSNGHLTANPLLNYKHTIKKLDRVHLTEEELLAITNKKMATERLEQVKDVFLFCCYTGLSYIDVKQLNSSNIVIGVDGENWISIKRQKTNVPSRIPLLPTAGEILNRYAKNKVCLNMRVALPVLSNQKTNSYLKEIADFCGINKPITFHIARHTFATTVTLLNGVPIESVSKMLGHTNIQTTQHYAKTLDIKIGKDMALLKKVLMN, via the coding sequence ATGAAAACTAATTTCAGCCTACTCTTCTACATGAAGAAACAGAAAAACTATCAAATTGGCGCGATTTCCCCTATCTATCTAAGAATCACTATTGACGGAACAAGGTCTGAGGTAACTACTGGTAGATCCATTGATCCACTACAATGGAATCCAAGGTTAGGAAGAGCCAAAGGCTACAAAGAATCGGTTAAGTCATTCAACTTCTATCTAGACGATTTACAGGTCAAGATCCACGAAGCACATTCCCAACTCACCAAAGAAAACCAAAAGATCACTGCTCATATTCTACGTGATAGATTTCTTGGGAAAGATAAAGACCGCCCTACTTTGTTAGAAGTATTCAAGGAGCATAACAAAAAGATGGAGTCTTTGGTAGGCACTGAATTTAGTAAAGGAACAATGGAAAGATACCGTACCTCTTTAAAGCACACCATTGAGTTCCTGAACTGGAAGTATAAAATTGATGATGCTGAGCTTGCCATGGTGAATCATGAATTTATAGCCGAGTATGATTATTATCTGCGCTCAGTCCGTAAATGCGCAAATAATTCTGCGGTAAAGTATTTAAAGAACTTCGGAAAAATCATTCGTATTGCGTTATCCAATGGTCACCTTACCGCCAATCCCCTGCTAAACTACAAACACACCATTAAAAAGTTAGATCGCGTGCATTTAACCGAAGAAGAATTACTGGCCATTACCAATAAGAAAATGGCTACTGAGCGACTGGAACAGGTCAAAGATGTATTTCTATTCTGTTGTTACACCGGACTCTCCTACATTGATGTAAAGCAGTTAAACAGCAGTAATATTGTAATTGGGGTAGACGGTGAAAACTGGATCTCCATAAAAAGGCAGAAAACGAATGTTCCTTCCCGCATTCCCTTACTACCTACGGCAGGAGAAATACTCAATCGTTATGCTAAAAATAAAGTGTGTTTAAATATGAGGGTAGCCCTTCCAGTCTTGAGCAATCAAAAAACAAACAGCTATTTGAAAGAGATCGCTGATTTCTGTGGCATCAATAAACCGATAACTTTTCACATTGCCAGACATACTTTCGCGACTACAGTAACTCTACTTAATGGCGTTCCAATTGAAAGCGTTTCGAAAATGCTGGGACATACGAATATCCAAACCACACAACATTATGCAAAAACGCTGGATATAAAAATTGGAAAAGATATGGCCTTATTAAAGAAGGTTTTGATGAATTAA